CAGAGGTATCGGCGGTCTTTTCTTTGACCATTGCAAAGCAACCGAATCCATGTCTATGGAAAACTGGTACGATTTTGTAACCGAAGTAGGTAATAGTTTTATATCGGCCTATGTGCCTATAGTGGAAAAGCGAAAAGACCTGGAATATACTGCCGAAAACAGAACCTGGCAGGAAATACGCCGTGGCCGTTATGTAGAATTTAATCTGGTTCACGACAAAGGCACCTTATTCGGATTGAAAACCAACGGCAGAATCGAAAGTATTTTAATGAGTTTGCCGCCGCATGTGCAATGGGTTTACGACCATCATCCGGAAGAAGGAAGTGAAGAAGCCAGGTTACTGACTGTTTTGGAAAAACCTGTTGACTGGCTAAATTAGTTTTTCGTAACTTGCAGCGCTTTAGTAATTAATGCCATTTTTCACTATAAAAAACTCAGTCCCCGACCGATGAGTCCGAAAAAGTTTTTTTTCATCGGAATTTTAATACTGCTATCAACTTTTGCTTTTTCCCAAAACGATTCTATCTATCAGGAAGTTAAGCAAAAATATGATACAACTTATCGCGTTGATTACTCTAATAAAATGATTTGCAGGCTGAATATCGACTCCGATATCAGCAATATCTATATTCGTAAAGTAAAAGAAAAATCGGAGAATAAATTTATTCCGAACGAGATTTTCAAACTCCGTTTTTCATTTGATTATAAGTTTTTAGGGATTACCGTGTCGTTTTCGCCCAGTTTTTTCCCCGGCAATAATGACAATTCCATTAAAGGCAATACGCTGATCCTGGACCTGGGCTTTAAGTTTTTCTATTCCGACCGGTTGCGGCAGGAAATCATTTATAAGAATGTACAGGGTTACTACCTCGTTTCCCCTGATAATGACGAGCTGATCGAGGCTTACCCCCGAATGAAGGTCAACACCTATGGCGGCAAGACGTTCTTTATTGTCAACCGTAACTTTTCGTACCGCGCTTATGAATCCCAAACGGAACGGCAGATGAAAAGCGTGGGAACTTTTATTCCGAGTTTATACTATGCCTACAATACGTTAGAAACCAATGCCGAAAATACGACCAAACTGTTTATTGATAAAATCTACTCTTATGATCTTATCATTCAGGCCGGTTATATGTACAATGTGGTTTTGGATAAAAAATGGTTTGCAACAGCAGGATTTCATCCCGGTTTGGGATATAACTATTCCAACAATTTTTATTTAAACAACCAAAACAACCAGGAACTGGAACAAAAGTCGCGGGGACTTAATTTTAATATCGATGCCAATCTTGCCCTTGGCTTTAACAACAGTAATTTCTTTTCCGGCATTAAAGCCAATTACAGAAATTTCAATTATATAAATGACTTAAATACCGAGTTCATTAATACCCGTATTGGCTTTGATTTTTTTATCGGTTACCGCTTTAAAGAATCCAAACCCATCAAAAAAGTCTTCGAAAAAATCGAAGAACAATTGAACAAACTTCCCATTTAATTTTTCAAAAGACCACTTTTCTGCGCTAAAATCTTTCTTTTTTAGCCGCTTCCTCTATGGCAGAATTTTCATTTTTCACGTCATTTCAGGCTATTTTCTGTGCAATGCCTGCTCCCGCCTTTTTCAAAAGCATTTAAAACACAAACGCTTCATTTACAATATATTAAACCCTTAAAAACCACTCATTTTTTATAAAATTCGGGTTACTTAAGTTGTACACGTTATACATTCTTCGTTGTTTTGAATCAAAACCCACACGATTATGTATACTGAATTTTTTAAGCGAAAAGGTCAGTTAAGTCAAACTCTTAAAACTTAATATCGCCATGAACGACCAAAACATTTTTCCAGAAGATATTCTAAAGAGTACTGTAGAATATCACATTGCAAAACACAGTAAAAAAACGAATGTTATTTTTTGGGCTATTTTCATTTCCCTGTTCGGATTGATCATTGCGCTGCCTTTTATTTATGTTGATTTGTATACAACCAGCAGAGGCCAGATTATCCCGCAGGAGAAAAAAGCATCTCTTTATGCTCCGGCAAATGGAAAAGTTCTTTTTTCCAGCCTTGAAGAAAACCGAAAAATAAATGCCGGTGACACCCTTCTTATCATCGATCATAAGATCATCCAGGAGAAAGGCCGTTTGAATAATGTTCAGACAAACGAGTACCAGGATTATATTACCGATTTAAAAAACCTGCTGAAAAGAAATTACGGTTCGCTAAAAACAGAGCAATATAAAAAGGAGTATTTAAAACACGAGCAGGAGCTTTTTAATATTGACGTGGTGATCAAAACCTCTCAGGCCGAATTTGACCGTGCCGACCGTCTTTACAACAAGCAAATCATCGCCAAAGCAGAATATGAAAAAACGCTTTTGGAACTGAATAAACTAAAAAACGACAGAGTCAACATCATCAAGCAGGCCGAATTGGGCTGGCAAAAACAGCTAACGGATTACAACCAGTCGGTTAACAATATTAACTCCAATTCCAACCAGCTTCGTGAAGAAGAGAAAACCTATGTTTTGATTGCTCCCATCAGCGGTGAGCTGTTAAATGTACAGGGAATCAACAAAGGAAGTATTGTTTCTCCGGGAACTGTTATTGCTGAAATTTCTCCCGATAAGGATATTGTTGTGGAAACGTATGTATCGCCTTCCGATATCGGATTTATAAAAGAGGGAGAACATGTAAAATACCAGATTGATGCCTATAACTCGAACCAATGGGGTTTTGCAACCGGAAAGATCATTGATGTCGGAAAAGATGTTGTTTTCATTGGCGACACTCCGGTTTACAAAATCAGAAGCTCGATCGCAAAGAAAAGCCTTTACCTGAGAAACGGTTCGGAAGGCAGATTGAAAAAAGGAATGACACTAACAAGTCGCTTTTTCTTAACAAAGAGAAGTATGTTCCAGTTATTATTTGACGAAATAGAAGATTGGTTAAACCCTTATAACAGTATCAAAAAATGAGTAAAATAGCAATAAAACAACATGACTTCAGTGATTGCGGTGCCACTTGCCTGGCTTCAATTGCCGAACATTACAATCTGAGTTTACCAATCTCCAGAATAAGACAATATGCCAGTACCAGTCAAAAAGGAACTACTCTTCTGGGATTGCGTGAAGCGGCCATTAAATTAGGGTTTCTGGCAAAAGGCGTAAAAGCTTCCTTTGAGAGCATTAAAGATATTCCGCTTCCTGCCATTGCGCACGTGATTGTAAAGCATGAAGAGCATGAATTCCCGCACTATGTGGTTATCTATAAAGTAACGGATAAATACATCCAGGTGATGGATCCTGCTTCCGGGAAAATTGAGAAAAAATCATACGAAGAGTTCAAACAAATCTCAACAGAGTATTTTCTGATCTTGATTCCGGATGAAGATATCTTCAAAGAAAGAAATGAGAAGATTTCGAACATGAAAAGAATCATGTTCCTGTTAAAACCGCACAAATACATCCTGATCCAGGCCTTTATAGGTGCCGTGATCTATACGCTGCTCGGTTTCTCCATGTCGATTTATGTTGAAAAGATCACCGACTTTGTATTGGTTAGCGGTAACAAGAGCCTGTTAAACCTGATGAGTGTTATTGTATTGGGCTGTCTGGTTTTACAGTTTGCCTTTGGTGCCTTAAAAGATTTCTTCCTGCTCAAAACAAGTCAGCAAATCGATTCCCGGTTAATCCTGGGGTATTACAAGCATTTGTTTACCATGCCGCAAAAGTTCTTTGATACGATGCGAATCGGGGAAATTATGTCCAGAATCGGCGATGCGGTAAAAATCCGATTATTGATCAATGAAACGGCTTTAAGTATTTCGGTAAATATCCTGATCGTGATCTTTTCGTTCATTTTCATGTATACCTATTACTGGAAGCTGGCGTTGATTGTTTCTTTAATTATTCCGGTATATATCATTATCTATTTTATTGTCAACAACCTGAATAAAAAAGTGGAACGCCAGGTAATGGAAAAAAATGCGATGCTTGAATCGCAGTTGGTAGAATCCATTAAAAACATCGGAACCGTTAAACGTTTATCTCTTGAAGATTTCTCGAAAAACAAAACCGAATTACGCTTCATTGATTTATTGAAAAGTATCTATGCTTCCGGGATCAACAACATTTTCTCCAGGGTTTCTACCGAATTCGTTTCCCGAATATTTACGGTAATCCTGCTTTGGGCCGGTACACATTATGCTATTGACGGGCAGATCACTCCGGGGGAATTGTTCTCCTTCTATTCGGTAATCGGTTATTTTACCGGTCCGGCTTCCCAGCTGATCGGAACCAACGTTGCCATTCAGAATGCAATGATTGCCGCCGACCGTTTGTTTGGCATCATGGATCTGGATACGGAGAAAACCGATGCAAATGTAAACCTGAACAAAAACAATTTTGGTGATATCGAATTTAAGAATGTTGATTTCTCTTACGAAATTGGAAGAAACACCTTCAAAGAATTGAACCTTAAGATTCCGAAAGGGAAGTTCACGGCGATTGTAGGAGAAAGCGGAAGCGGTAAAAGTACCATTGCCTCGTTGATCCAGAGTATTTATTATCCTACAGACGGTAAGATATCTGTTGGTAATTATGACTTAAAATATATCACCAAAGACAGTATAAACAAGCTGATCACTACTGTTCCGCAAAATGTAGAGTTGTTTGACGGTTCTATTATTTCCAACATTGCCATTGGAGAGCAAAATCCGGATATGGAACGCATCATTGATGTGAGTAAAAAAGTTGGTGCTTACGATTTTATTGAGTCTTTACCGAATGGTTTTGACACCTATTTAGGCGAATTCGGAGCGAATTTATCCGGTGGGGAACGCCAGCGAATTGCGTTTGCCAGAGCCTTATACAAAGATCCGGAAGTAATCATTTTAGACGAGGCTACTTCGGCTTTAGACTCTGAGTCCGAGCTGGTAATCAAAAAATTAATTGATGATCTTTCCCGTGAAGGAAAAACAATTATTGTCATTGCACATAAGTTACATTCCATAAAAAATGCCGATATTATCATGGCGTTTAAAAAAGGTGAACTTATCGAAAATGGTACTCATGAAGAATTATTAAATCAGAAAGGCTACTACTACAAGATGTGGCAAAACAATCAAAACTAAAAACCCGAAAACTATTATATTATGAAAAAT
This region of Flavobacterium inviolabile genomic DNA includes:
- a CDS encoding DUF4421 family protein; its protein translation is MSPKKFFFIGILILLSTFAFSQNDSIYQEVKQKYDTTYRVDYSNKMICRLNIDSDISNIYIRKVKEKSENKFIPNEIFKLRFSFDYKFLGITVSFSPSFFPGNNDNSIKGNTLILDLGFKFFYSDRLRQEIIYKNVQGYYLVSPDNDELIEAYPRMKVNTYGGKTFFIVNRNFSYRAYESQTERQMKSVGTFIPSLYYAYNTLETNAENTTKLFIDKIYSYDLIIQAGYMYNVVLDKKWFATAGFHPGLGYNYSNNFYLNNQNNQELEQKSRGLNFNIDANLALGFNNSNFFSGIKANYRNFNYINDLNTEFINTRIGFDFFIGYRFKESKPIKKVFEKIEEQLNKLPI
- a CDS encoding HlyD family secretion protein — protein: MNDQNIFPEDILKSTVEYHIAKHSKKTNVIFWAIFISLFGLIIALPFIYVDLYTTSRGQIIPQEKKASLYAPANGKVLFSSLEENRKINAGDTLLIIDHKIIQEKGRLNNVQTNEYQDYITDLKNLLKRNYGSLKTEQYKKEYLKHEQELFNIDVVIKTSQAEFDRADRLYNKQIIAKAEYEKTLLELNKLKNDRVNIIKQAELGWQKQLTDYNQSVNNINSNSNQLREEEKTYVLIAPISGELLNVQGINKGSIVSPGTVIAEISPDKDIVVETYVSPSDIGFIKEGEHVKYQIDAYNSNQWGFATGKIIDVGKDVVFIGDTPVYKIRSSIAKKSLYLRNGSEGRLKKGMTLTSRFFLTKRSMFQLLFDEIEDWLNPYNSIKK
- a CDS encoding peptidase domain-containing ABC transporter — translated: MSKIAIKQHDFSDCGATCLASIAEHYNLSLPISRIRQYASTSQKGTTLLGLREAAIKLGFLAKGVKASFESIKDIPLPAIAHVIVKHEEHEFPHYVVIYKVTDKYIQVMDPASGKIEKKSYEEFKQISTEYFLILIPDEDIFKERNEKISNMKRIMFLLKPHKYILIQAFIGAVIYTLLGFSMSIYVEKITDFVLVSGNKSLLNLMSVIVLGCLVLQFAFGALKDFFLLKTSQQIDSRLILGYYKHLFTMPQKFFDTMRIGEIMSRIGDAVKIRLLINETALSISVNILIVIFSFIFMYTYYWKLALIVSLIIPVYIIIYFIVNNLNKKVERQVMEKNAMLESQLVESIKNIGTVKRLSLEDFSKNKTELRFIDLLKSIYASGINNIFSRVSTEFVSRIFTVILLWAGTHYAIDGQITPGELFSFYSVIGYFTGPASQLIGTNVAIQNAMIAADRLFGIMDLDTEKTDANVNLNKNNFGDIEFKNVDFSYEIGRNTFKELNLKIPKGKFTAIVGESGSGKSTIASLIQSIYYPTDGKISVGNYDLKYITKDSINKLITTVPQNVELFDGSIISNIAIGEQNPDMERIIDVSKKVGAYDFIESLPNGFDTYLGEFGANLSGGERQRIAFARALYKDPEVIILDEATSALDSESELVIKKLIDDLSREGKTIIVIAHKLHSIKNADIIMAFKKGELIENGTHEELLNQKGYYYKMWQNNQN